One Oreochromis niloticus isolate F11D_XX linkage group LG16, O_niloticus_UMD_NMBU, whole genome shotgun sequence genomic window carries:
- the cflara gene encoding CASP8 and FADD-like apoptosis regulator a isoform X1, which yields MAVPEQFQLHAINEIAEALSSNERSRLFYLCESLDTDHSVACMKEMLRSKVTHHQNAHLFLAQLMFCLGRLDILRKVCKVSRDDLERTRQMVPSFRVLMAELSEELDTGDLDSIKFLLTCKLSREKLEKTKSFLDIIVELEKLDSVSPERLDVVEECLRNIGRIDLVKKLTTYKNSARAPEQQRNLSLQQPRRISHVTQERCMVEVSPRLGACVQPRSESGPDCYKFNTNPRGHCVIIDCVGNDGEKLEQTFKALHFSVDVHQYLSSDEVFSALNMILNKMEKLRNDSFVCCIISRGTESQLLGTDSTGYGFSINEVRRLFNANRCPSLAGKPKLFFIQRYNVPKLSPRPRMNLDDEHLETDGCDGAVTAAIPMDADVFWSHCWTDERQLEEEEHSSVYVNALTNALRKAQNRKIKIDDIQMEVNNVVFEHSRSNPQANYHLDVKHTLRRDLYLQ from the exons ATGGCTGTTCCGGAACAATTTCAGCTACATGCTATAAATGAAATCGCGGAAGCTCTCAGCAGCAATGAACGCAGTAGGCTCTTCTATCTATGTGAAAGCTTGGACACGGACCACAGTGTGGCTTGTATGAAGGAGATGCTCAGATCAAAAGTGACGCACCATCAAAACGCTCACCTGTTTCTGGCACAGCTCATGTTTTGTTTGGGGCGTTTGGATATCCTAAGGAAGGTGTGTAAAGTCAGCAGGGATGACTTGGAGAGGACCAGACAAATGGTCCCAAGTTTCAG AGTATTGATGGCAGAATTAAGTGAGGAGCTGGACACCGGAGATTTGGACAGTATTAAATTCCTGTTAACTTGCAAATTATCTCGTGAAAAGCTTGAGAAGACAAAg AGTTTCCTGGATATTATTGTTGAACTTGAAAAGCTGGATTCAGTCTCACCAGAAAGACTTGACGTCGTAGAGGAGTGCTTGAGAAACATTGGCAGGATTGATCTAGTCAAAAAACTGACCACTTACAAGAATTCAG CTAGGGCACCTGAACAGCAGCGAAATTTGTCTCTGCAGCAACCCCGTAGAATTTCT CATGTTACACAAGAACGCTGCATGG TAGAAGTGAGCCCACGACTAGGTGCCTGCGTACAGCCGCGCTCTGAG AGTGGGCCAGATTGCTATAAATTTAACACTAATCCCAGAGGACACTGTGTGATCATAGACTGCGTGGGTAATGATGGAG AAAAATTGGAACAAACATTTAAGGCTCTTCACTTCAGCGTGGATGTCCACCAGTATCTGAGTTCTGATGAGGTGTTTTCAGCTCTCAATATGATTCTCAATAAGATGGAGAAACTCAGAAATGATAGCTTTGTGTGCTGCATCATTAGCCGTGGCACAGAAAGTCAACTTTTGGGCACAGATTCGACTGGATATGGATTTTCTATCAACGAAGTCAGGCGTCTTTTCAATGCTAATAGATGCCCGTCGTTGGCGGGCAAGCCCAAACTTTTCTTCATCCAGAGATACAACGTACCTAAGTTGTCCCCGCGCCCCAGGATGAACCTAGATGATGAGCACCTCGAGACAGATGGCTGTGATGGGGCTGTCACAGCAGCTATTCCTATGGATGCAGATGTGTTCTGGAGTCACTGCTGGACAGATGAGCGTCAGCTGGAAGAAGAGGAACATAGCTCTGTGTATGTGAACGCTCTGACAAATGCTTTGCGCAAAGCCCAAAACAG GAAAATTAAGATTGATGATATTCAAATGGAGGTGAACAATGTCGTCTTTGAACACAGCAGAAGTAATCCACAAGCCAACTACCACCTTGATGTAAAACACACCCTGAGGAGAGATCTGTACTTACAATAA
- the cflara gene encoding CASP8 and FADD-like apoptosis regulator a isoform X2 yields MAVPEQFQLHAINEIAEALSSNERSRLFYLCESLDTDHSVACMKEMLRSKVTHHQNAHLFLAQLMFCLGRLDILRKVCKVSRDDLERTRQMVPSFRVLMAELSEELDTGDLDSIKFLLTCKLSREKLEKTKSFLDIIVELEKLDSVSPERLDVVEECLRNIGRIDLVKKLTTYKNSARAPEQQRNLSLQQPRRISHVTQERCMEVSPRLGACVQPRSESGPDCYKFNTNPRGHCVIIDCVGNDGEKLEQTFKALHFSVDVHQYLSSDEVFSALNMILNKMEKLRNDSFVCCIISRGTESQLLGTDSTGYGFSINEVRRLFNANRCPSLAGKPKLFFIQRYNVPKLSPRPRMNLDDEHLETDGCDGAVTAAIPMDADVFWSHCWTDERQLEEEEHSSVYVNALTNALRKAQNRKIKIDDIQMEVNNVVFEHSRSNPQANYHLDVKHTLRRDLYLQ; encoded by the exons ATGGCTGTTCCGGAACAATTTCAGCTACATGCTATAAATGAAATCGCGGAAGCTCTCAGCAGCAATGAACGCAGTAGGCTCTTCTATCTATGTGAAAGCTTGGACACGGACCACAGTGTGGCTTGTATGAAGGAGATGCTCAGATCAAAAGTGACGCACCATCAAAACGCTCACCTGTTTCTGGCACAGCTCATGTTTTGTTTGGGGCGTTTGGATATCCTAAGGAAGGTGTGTAAAGTCAGCAGGGATGACTTGGAGAGGACCAGACAAATGGTCCCAAGTTTCAG AGTATTGATGGCAGAATTAAGTGAGGAGCTGGACACCGGAGATTTGGACAGTATTAAATTCCTGTTAACTTGCAAATTATCTCGTGAAAAGCTTGAGAAGACAAAg AGTTTCCTGGATATTATTGTTGAACTTGAAAAGCTGGATTCAGTCTCACCAGAAAGACTTGACGTCGTAGAGGAGTGCTTGAGAAACATTGGCAGGATTGATCTAGTCAAAAAACTGACCACTTACAAGAATTCAG CTAGGGCACCTGAACAGCAGCGAAATTTGTCTCTGCAGCAACCCCGTAGAATTTCT CATGTTACACAAGAACGCTGCATGG AAGTGAGCCCACGACTAGGTGCCTGCGTACAGCCGCGCTCTGAG AGTGGGCCAGATTGCTATAAATTTAACACTAATCCCAGAGGACACTGTGTGATCATAGACTGCGTGGGTAATGATGGAG AAAAATTGGAACAAACATTTAAGGCTCTTCACTTCAGCGTGGATGTCCACCAGTATCTGAGTTCTGATGAGGTGTTTTCAGCTCTCAATATGATTCTCAATAAGATGGAGAAACTCAGAAATGATAGCTTTGTGTGCTGCATCATTAGCCGTGGCACAGAAAGTCAACTTTTGGGCACAGATTCGACTGGATATGGATTTTCTATCAACGAAGTCAGGCGTCTTTTCAATGCTAATAGATGCCCGTCGTTGGCGGGCAAGCCCAAACTTTTCTTCATCCAGAGATACAACGTACCTAAGTTGTCCCCGCGCCCCAGGATGAACCTAGATGATGAGCACCTCGAGACAGATGGCTGTGATGGGGCTGTCACAGCAGCTATTCCTATGGATGCAGATGTGTTCTGGAGTCACTGCTGGACAGATGAGCGTCAGCTGGAAGAAGAGGAACATAGCTCTGTGTATGTGAACGCTCTGACAAATGCTTTGCGCAAAGCCCAAAACAG GAAAATTAAGATTGATGATATTCAAATGGAGGTGAACAATGTCGTCTTTGAACACAGCAGAAGTAATCCACAAGCCAACTACCACCTTGATGTAAAACACACCCTGAGGAGAGATCTGTACTTACAATAA